The proteins below come from a single Leptotrichia sp. oral taxon 223 genomic window:
- a CDS encoding fructose-specific PTS transporter subunit EIIC, whose translation MKISDLLIKDRINLDVKSTNKVDVIKELAKLHEKTGVLNDYDGYVKALMAREEQSSTGIGEGIAIPHAKTEFVKEPALAMGRKPEGIDYDSLDGEPATLFFMIAAPDGANNTHIETLARLSQLLLDDDFKAALENAKTADEVLEIINKAEAEKFAEEEKKEAAPAQTPSDENAPYIIAATACPTGIAHTYMAAEALKKAADEMGINIKVETNGADGRKNVLTDEDIKKATGVILAINRNIEVDRFDGKPLIQVEAKEGINNAKALIQQVLDGKAPIFHASGSSAASSESSSSEKKGLYKHLLSGVSYMLPLVISGGILIALAFLVDTLSGNGGAGAEYGSKAPLAKMLKDIGGQAFGLFVPVLAGYIAYSISERAALAAGLVAGAIASAGGSGFIGALLGGFLAGYVVQGLVKALSGMPRSLSGLKMILLYPVLSVLITGVAMVLVINPFAAIINNALNTWLNGMSGSSAVLLGAVLGGMMAIDMGGPVNKAAYVFGSGTLAATMTSGGSLPMAAVMAGGMVPPIAIALASSIFKNKFTDEEREAGLTNYIMGFSFITEGAIPYAAADPTRVIPASVIGSAIAGALTGLFNIKIPAPHGGILVMALSNNFFLYLVAVIIGSIVAAFVLGTLKPVVKKD comes from the coding sequence ATGAAAATATCAGATTTACTGATTAAAGATAGAATAAATCTGGATGTAAAATCTACAAATAAAGTAGATGTTATTAAAGAACTTGCAAAATTGCATGAAAAAACAGGTGTCTTAAATGACTATGACGGTTACGTTAAGGCGTTGATGGCGAGGGAAGAGCAAAGTTCAACTGGAATTGGGGAAGGAATTGCAATTCCACATGCAAAAACAGAATTTGTAAAAGAGCCTGCACTTGCTATGGGAAGAAAGCCTGAAGGGATCGACTATGATTCATTAGACGGAGAGCCTGCGACACTGTTCTTCATGATTGCAGCTCCAGATGGTGCGAACAACACTCATATCGAAACACTTGCAAGATTATCACAATTATTACTGGATGATGATTTTAAGGCGGCATTAGAAAATGCAAAAACTGCCGACGAAGTATTGGAAATCATTAACAAGGCTGAGGCAGAAAAATTTGCAGAGGAAGAAAAGAAAGAAGCAGCGCCTGCACAGACTCCATCAGATGAAAACGCTCCTTACATAATCGCAGCAACAGCCTGTCCAACAGGAATTGCCCACACTTATATGGCAGCAGAAGCCCTGAAAAAAGCGGCTGACGAAATGGGAATAAACATAAAAGTTGAAACAAACGGTGCCGATGGAAGAAAAAATGTCTTAACTGATGAAGATATTAAAAAAGCTACAGGTGTAATTTTAGCAATTAACAGAAATATTGAAGTTGACAGATTTGATGGAAAACCATTAATTCAAGTAGAGGCAAAAGAAGGAATTAACAACGCAAAAGCATTGATTCAGCAAGTTTTAGATGGAAAAGCTCCTATTTTCCATGCAAGCGGTTCTTCTGCGGCTTCTTCTGAATCATCTTCATCTGAGAAAAAAGGACTTTACAAACACTTATTAAGTGGAGTTTCATATATGCTTCCATTAGTAATAAGTGGTGGAATATTGATTGCGTTGGCATTTTTAGTTGACACATTATCTGGTAATGGTGGAGCTGGAGCAGAATATGGTTCTAAAGCACCGCTAGCTAAAATGTTAAAAGATATTGGCGGACAAGCATTTGGATTATTTGTACCAGTTTTAGCAGGATATATTGCCTATAGTATTAGTGAAAGAGCGGCACTTGCTGCAGGATTAGTAGCAGGAGCTATTGCGTCAGCAGGTGGCTCTGGGTTTATTGGCGCATTGCTTGGTGGATTTTTAGCAGGATATGTTGTACAAGGTTTAGTAAAAGCATTATCTGGTATGCCAAGATCTTTAAGCGGATTAAAAATGATACTTTTATATCCAGTTTTATCAGTATTAATCACAGGTGTAGCAATGGTACTTGTTATAAATCCTTTTGCAGCAATAATTAATAATGCTTTAAATACCTGGTTAAACGGAATGTCTGGTTCAAGCGCTGTTCTATTGGGTGCAGTTCTTGGCGGAATGATGGCTATTGATATGGGAGGACCTGTAAATAAAGCAGCTTATGTATTTGGTTCTGGAACATTAGCAGCTACAATGACTTCAGGCGGAAGTTTACCAATGGCAGCTGTTATGGCAGGCGGAATGGTTCCTCCAATCGCAATTGCATTAGCATCCTCTATTTTCAAAAATAAATTTACTGACGAAGAAAGAGAAGCTGGACTTACAAACTACATTATGGGATTTTCATTTATTACAGAAGGTGCAATTCCTTATGCGGCGGCAGATCCTACGAGAGTTATTCCAGCAAGTGTTATTGGTTCAGCAATTGCAGGAGCATTGACAGGTTTATTCAACATAAAAATACCCGCTCCACATGGCGGAATTTTAGTAATGGCATTGAGCAACAACTTCTTCTTATATTTAGTAGCAGTTATTATTGGAAGTATTGTAGCAGCTTTCGTGCTAGGAACATTAAAACCTGTTGTAAAAAAAGACTAA
- a CDS encoding ATP-binding cassette domain-containing protein: protein MSFIEVKDLKVHYPIRGGFFNKVIDYVYAVDGVSFVIEEGKTYGLVGESGSGKSTIGKAIIGLEKIKSGKIIYEGKEIDGKFRNRRSEYNRNVQMIFQDSLSSLNPKKRVLDLISEPLRNFENLTLDEEKRKVSELLEIVGMNREDIYKYPHEFSGGQRQRLGIARAVATKPKLIIADEPVSALDLSVQAQVLNYMKDIQEQFGLSYLFISHDLGVVKHMCDYMFIMYRGRFVETGTKNDIYKNPEHFYTKRLIAAIPEVHPEKRLENKKRRIEIEKEYLKNEKKYYDENGRVFDLKKLTDTHFVALKDEIVKNNGKGGK, encoded by the coding sequence ATGAGTTTTATTGAAGTGAAAGACTTGAAGGTTCATTATCCTATTCGTGGGGGTTTTTTCAATAAGGTAATTGATTACGTTTATGCTGTGGATGGAGTCAGTTTTGTTATTGAAGAAGGGAAGACTTACGGACTCGTGGGGGAGTCAGGGTCTGGGAAATCTACGATTGGGAAAGCGATAATTGGGCTGGAGAAGATAAAAAGTGGTAAGATTATTTATGAAGGTAAGGAAATTGATGGAAAATTTAGGAATAGAAGAAGTGAATATAATAGAAATGTGCAGATGATTTTTCAAGATTCGCTATCTAGCTTAAACCCTAAGAAGAGAGTGCTTGACTTGATTTCTGAGCCTTTGAGAAATTTTGAGAATTTGACTTTAGATGAGGAAAAGAGGAAAGTATCAGAACTGCTGGAAATTGTAGGAATGAATAGGGAAGATATTTACAAATATCCGCATGAATTTTCTGGCGGACAGAGGCAAAGGCTGGGAATTGCACGGGCTGTTGCGACTAAGCCTAAGTTGATTATTGCGGATGAGCCTGTATCGGCACTTGATTTATCGGTTCAGGCACAAGTTTTGAATTATATGAAAGACATTCAGGAGCAGTTTGGGCTTAGTTATCTCTTTATTTCCCACGATTTAGGAGTTGTAAAACATATGTGCGATTATATGTTTATAATGTATCGTGGAAGGTTTGTGGAAACTGGGACAAAAAATGATATTTATAAAAATCCTGAACATTTTTACACAAAACGGCTAATTGCCGCAATTCCAGAAGTACATCCTGAAAAAAGGCTGGAGAATAAAAAAAGAAGGATAGAAATTGAAAAGGAATATTTGAAAAATGAAAAAAAATATTATGATGAAAATGGACGTGTCTTTGATTTGAAAAAATTGACAGATACCCATTTTGTCGCTCTTAAAGATGAAATAGTGAAAAATAATGGAAAAGGGGGAAAATAA
- a CDS encoding oligopeptide ABC transporter substrate-binding protein — translation MKKWKLIITFLVLIFAVSCNPGKKRSEMPGAKLNLSLFPEKTSNNEPVVEGGTLQVAIVKDDPLVGVFNETFYSDGYDGEIISMFLSSSIFEVDENFEITNTGPATLTVDAKNKKATIKIKDGIKWSDGQPLTADDIIFPYEIIGNKDYTGVRYTEETQKIVGMKEYHDGKAQNISGIKKIDDKTVEISFLQLGQSIYTVANGLSGNAIPKHYLKGIPIKDLISSDKIRIKPVTLGPYNLTKVSRGESLEFTANPYYYKGKPRIDKAIVQVVNSQSIVAALKAGKYDFVLDMPDSLYNNYKDLKNIETLGQQDLYYSYLAFKLGHYDKAKGENVTDPNAKMSDVRLRQALAYGINVEEIAQAFYFGLRQEATSAIPPVFKKYFPKDLKGYPYNPEKAKQLLDEAGYKDVNGDGIREDKNGKPFEIKMAFMAGGDVAEPLAQNYIQSWKKIGIKAVLTSGRLLAFQNFYEKVQGDSKDIDVFFGAWGVGTSLDPTGSAGRKSQLNFSRFVSEENDRLIGEILGEKSLTVPNYKVEAYKNWQKYYIGQAVEVPLMYRYKLYPVNKRLKNVYIGYDSSKKDEGIHKWELTAVTPMR, via the coding sequence ATGAAAAAATGGAAATTAATAATCACGTTTCTTGTATTAATATTCGCAGTTTCGTGTAATCCTGGTAAAAAGAGAAGTGAAATGCCAGGAGCAAAACTGAATTTATCATTATTTCCAGAAAAAACGTCAAATAATGAGCCTGTGGTGGAAGGCGGAACTTTGCAAGTGGCGATAGTAAAGGATGATCCATTGGTTGGGGTTTTTAATGAAACATTTTATTCAGATGGTTATGATGGCGAGATTATCTCAATGTTTTTGAGTTCGAGTATATTTGAAGTGGATGAAAATTTTGAGATAACAAATACAGGACCTGCCACTCTTACAGTTGACGCAAAAAATAAAAAAGCTACAATAAAAATAAAAGATGGCATAAAATGGTCTGACGGACAGCCTCTAACAGCTGATGACATTATTTTCCCTTATGAAATTATAGGAAATAAAGATTATACAGGTGTGAGATATACTGAAGAAACTCAGAAAATTGTTGGGATGAAGGAATATCACGATGGGAAAGCCCAAAATATTTCAGGAATAAAAAAAATAGACGATAAAACGGTGGAAATTTCCTTTTTACAACTAGGACAAAGTATTTACACAGTTGCAAACGGTTTATCCGGAAATGCAATACCAAAACACTATTTAAAAGGTATTCCGATAAAGGACTTGATTTCATCGGATAAAATTAGGATAAAACCAGTAACATTGGGACCGTATAATTTGACAAAAGTTTCACGTGGAGAGAGTCTGGAATTTACGGCAAACCCGTATTATTACAAAGGAAAGCCAAGGATTGACAAGGCGATAGTGCAAGTGGTAAACTCGCAATCAATAGTGGCTGCGTTAAAAGCTGGAAAATATGATTTTGTATTGGATATGCCGGATTCACTGTACAATAATTATAAAGATTTGAAAAATATAGAAACTTTAGGGCAACAGGATTTGTATTATTCGTATTTAGCCTTTAAATTGGGGCATTATGACAAGGCTAAAGGTGAAAATGTGACAGATCCGAATGCCAAGATGTCAGATGTGAGACTACGGCAAGCACTTGCATACGGTATAAATGTTGAGGAAATAGCACAGGCATTTTATTTTGGGTTAAGACAGGAAGCGACTTCAGCAATTCCTCCTGTTTTCAAGAAATATTTTCCAAAGGATTTGAAAGGTTATCCGTATAATCCTGAAAAAGCAAAACAGTTATTGGATGAAGCGGGATACAAGGATGTAAATGGCGATGGAATCCGTGAAGATAAAAATGGAAAGCCTTTTGAAATAAAGATGGCATTTATGGCAGGAGGCGATGTGGCAGAGCCGCTTGCTCAAAACTATATTCAAAGCTGGAAAAAAATAGGAATAAAAGCTGTTCTTACATCAGGAAGATTGCTGGCTTTTCAGAATTTTTACGAAAAAGTGCAAGGAGATTCTAAAGATATAGATGTGTTCTTTGGAGCATGGGGAGTTGGAACAAGTCTAGATCCGACTGGTTCGGCAGGAAGAAAATCCCAGCTTAACTTTTCTCGTTTTGTATCGGAAGAAAACGACAGATTAATAGGTGAAATATTAGGAGAAAAATCATTAACAGTTCCAAATTATAAAGTGGAAGCCTACAAGAACTGGCAAAAATACTACATTGGACAAGCAGTGGAAGTCCCATTAATGTACAGATACAAGCTTTATCCAGTAAATAAACGGCTAAAAAATGTGTACATTGGATATGATTCATCAAAAAAAGATGAGGGTATTCATAAGTGGGAATTGACGGCAGTTACGCCAATGAGATAG
- a CDS encoding ABC transporter permease: MSNNEILKENNEKVENFDEIKKSDKPTGISVIVREILKDKLALASLIILIILFGIIFIGSLFANQEEIMKISLLDKYAIPMKEGFWLGSDSGGRSILGQLILGARNSIIIGFTITILTSGIGIFFGLIAGYYGKWVDNVIMRVIDFITILPTLMIIIVFVTIVPKYTIATFVLIMSAFYWVGAARLIRSKALAESQKDYILASKTMGTKDFTIIFREILPNLSSIIIVELTLGFAGNIGIETGLSFLGFGLPLSTPSLGTLVGYAADPEVLSTKLWIWLPASILILIMMLCINYVGQALNRAADAKQRRG; encoded by the coding sequence ATGTCTAATAATGAAATTTTAAAGGAAAATAACGAAAAAGTAGAAAATTTTGACGAAATTAAGAAAAGCGACAAACCGACTGGAATTAGTGTTATTGTAAGGGAGATTTTAAAGGACAAGCTGGCGCTTGCTTCGCTTATTATTCTTATCATACTTTTTGGAATAATTTTTATCGGATCGCTTTTTGCAAATCAGGAGGAAATTATGAAAATAAGCCTTCTGGATAAATATGCCATTCCTATGAAAGAGGGATTTTGGCTAGGCTCTGATTCTGGTGGGCGTTCAATATTGGGGCAGTTGATACTAGGTGCTAGAAACTCGATTATTATTGGTTTCACAATAACGATTTTAACATCAGGAATTGGGATATTTTTTGGACTTATTGCAGGATATTATGGAAAATGGGTGGACAATGTGATTATGAGGGTTATTGACTTTATTACAATTTTGCCTACACTTATGATAATTATTGTATTTGTTACTATTGTTCCAAAGTATACGATAGCGACTTTTGTGCTGATAATGAGTGCATTTTACTGGGTTGGAGCAGCAAGGCTGATTAGAAGTAAGGCACTTGCAGAAAGTCAGAAAGATTATATTTTGGCTTCAAAGACTATGGGAACAAAGGATTTTACGATAATTTTCAGGGAAATACTGCCTAACTTGAGTTCAATTATAATTGTGGAATTGACATTAGGTTTTGCTGGAAATATTGGAATTGAAACAGGGCTTAGTTTTCTTGGCTTTGGATTGCCGCTTTCTACTCCGAGCCTTGGGACATTGGTTGGTTATGCAGCGGATCCGGAAGTATTGTCTACAAAATTATGGATATGGCTTCCAGCGTCAATATTGATTTTAATTATGATGCTGTGTATTAATTATGTCGGGCAGGCTTTAAACAGAGCGGCTGACGCAAAGCAGAGAAGAGGATAA
- the pfkB gene encoding 1-phosphofructokinase yields the protein MIYTLTLNPALDYDMYLKDDLQAEHLNLAHEVNYRAGGKGINVSKVLKNLDVESTAIGFVAGFVGDFIIKDLKKDNIKSEFVELEGNTRINVKVNGNDKETELTGVSPKITAEKLQELTNKISNLKDGDILVLSGSIPASISSKIYKELSENVKANVEIVLDTRGNLLQDNIHNNLFVKPNIHELREMFNEKLETKAEIVEKCKFFLDKGVKNVILSRGGEGALLVNKDFVLEASVPKGQLINSIGAGDSMVAGFIAGFVKGLSPEDSFKLAVASGSATAYSYGLAEKDLVNKLYSEIEITKETF from the coding sequence ATGATTTACACATTGACATTGAATCCAGCGCTGGATTATGACATGTATCTGAAGGATGATTTACAGGCTGAACATCTGAATCTTGCTCACGAAGTAAATTATAGGGCTGGAGGAAAAGGAATTAATGTTTCAAAAGTATTGAAAAATCTGGATGTGGAATCTACGGCAATTGGCTTTGTGGCTGGGTTTGTTGGGGATTTTATTATTAAGGATTTAAAAAAGGACAACATAAAATCTGAATTTGTGGAACTTGAAGGAAATACTCGAATTAACGTAAAAGTTAATGGTAATGACAAGGAAACAGAACTTACAGGAGTTTCACCAAAAATTACAGCGGAAAAATTACAGGAACTGACTAACAAAATTTCTAATTTGAAAGATGGAGATATTCTTGTGCTTTCAGGAAGTATCCCAGCTTCAATTAGCAGCAAAATTTACAAAGAGTTATCTGAAAATGTAAAAGCCAATGTGGAAATTGTGCTTGATACAAGAGGAAACTTATTGCAGGACAACATTCATAACAACCTTTTTGTAAAACCAAACATTCACGAACTGAGGGAAATGTTTAATGAAAAATTGGAAACAAAGGCTGAAATTGTGGAAAAATGTAAATTCTTTTTAGACAAAGGTGTAAAAAATGTTATTCTTTCCAGAGGTGGCGAAGGTGCATTGCTTGTAAATAAGGATTTTGTGCTGGAAGCATCAGTTCCAAAAGGACAGCTGATTAACTCAATCGGAGCAGGAGATTCTATGGTTGCAGGATTTATCGCTGGATTTGTAAAAGGTCTTTCTCCAGAAGATTCATTTAAACTGGCAGTCGCTTCAGGAAGTGCAACAGCTTATTCCTATGGACTTGCGGAAAAAGATTTAGTAAATAAATTATACAGCGAAATTGAAATTACAAAAGAAACTTTCTAA
- a CDS encoding ABC transporter ATP-binding protein, with protein MEQTETLIKINNLVTSFRIKDEYFPAVDNVSLELRRNEILAIVGESGCGKSTLATSIIGLHNPNNTKLEGEINFEGKNLVEIDEEEYNKIRGNKIGMIFQDPLSALNPFMRIGEQIEEGMIYHTKLSKTEREDRMLELLQNVGIKNPKRIARQFPHELSGGMRQRVMIAIALSCKPEIIIADEPTTALDVTIQAQILDLLKTLQSEINAGIILITHDLGVVAEMADRVAVMYAGEIVEIANVNDLFNNPKHPYTRSLLNSIPQLDTETEKLHVIQGIVPSLTKLTRTGCRFSQRIPWIKESEHEKNPILHEVGENHFVRCTCWKNFHFEK; from the coding sequence ATGGAGCAAACTGAAACATTGATAAAAATTAACAATCTTGTTACAAGTTTTCGGATAAAGGATGAATATTTTCCTGCTGTGGATAATGTTTCGCTGGAACTTAGAAGAAATGAGATACTGGCAATAGTGGGGGAGTCAGGCTGTGGGAAAAGTACGCTTGCGACATCTATTATTGGGCTGCATAATCCGAATAACACTAAATTAGAGGGAGAAATCAATTTTGAAGGGAAAAATTTGGTAGAAATTGATGAGGAAGAATATAATAAAATTAGGGGAAATAAAATTGGCATGATATTTCAGGATCCTCTATCGGCTTTAAATCCGTTTATGAGAATAGGGGAACAAATTGAAGAGGGAATGATTTATCATACAAAATTGTCCAAAACTGAAAGAGAAGACAGAATGCTGGAATTACTGCAAAATGTAGGAATAAAAAATCCAAAACGTATAGCAAGGCAATTTCCACACGAACTATCGGGAGGAATGCGTCAAAGAGTAATGATTGCAATAGCACTTTCCTGCAAGCCTGAAATTATTATAGCTGATGAGCCGACAACTGCACTGGATGTTACAATACAGGCACAAATACTGGATTTGCTAAAAACTTTACAAAGTGAAATAAATGCTGGAATTATCCTGATTACACATGATTTGGGCGTAGTTGCCGAAATGGCAGACAGAGTGGCAGTAATGTACGCTGGAGAAATTGTAGAAATCGCAAACGTAAATGATTTATTCAATAATCCAAAACATCCCTACACAAGATCTTTACTAAATTCAATCCCGCAACTTGACACAGAAACTGAAAAATTACACGTAATTCAAGGAATTGTTCCGTCATTGACTAAATTAACTAGAACAGGATGCCGTTTTTCTCAAAGAATCCCCTGGATAAAGGAAAGTGAGCACGAAAAAAATCCAATATTGCATGAAGTTGGAGAAAATCATTTTGTGAGATGTACTTGCTGGAAAAATTTTCATTTTGAAAAATAA
- the opp4B gene encoding oligopeptide ABC transporter permease — protein sequence MWKTVLRRILVMIPQLFILSLLIFVLAKLMPGDPFTGLITPQTDPAALEELRRKAGLLDPWHIQYVRWLKNAVSGNLGMSYTYNVPVKTLIGERAVNTFILSLLSLILTYCIAIPLGMLAGRYQNSMLDKFVTFYNYVSYAIPTFVLSLIMIWFFGYTLGWFPTTGSVTAGLNTGTLGHILDRIYHIILPAITYALLGTTWIVQYLRNEVIDAKNLDYVKTAKSKGVPENKVYSRHIFRNSILPIAAFFGYSITGLLGGSIFIEKIFSYPGMGGLFVNSIITRDYSVVTALILLFGFLTLLGSLLSDIILSIVDPRIRIE from the coding sequence ATGTGGAAAACAGTTTTACGAAGAATTCTGGTTATGATACCGCAATTATTTATACTTAGTCTATTAATCTTTGTTCTGGCAAAACTTATGCCAGGAGATCCGTTTACTGGGCTGATTACACCACAGACTGATCCTGCGGCACTTGAAGAATTACGAAGAAAGGCGGGATTGCTGGATCCTTGGCATATTCAGTATGTAAGATGGCTAAAAAATGCCGTTTCTGGAAATTTGGGAATGAGCTACACTTATAATGTTCCTGTAAAGACGCTTATTGGGGAACGGGCAGTAAATACGTTTATTTTGTCGCTGCTTAGCCTTATTTTGACATATTGTATTGCAATACCCCTTGGAATGCTTGCTGGACGTTATCAGAACTCAATGCTTGACAAATTTGTTACATTTTATAATTATGTGAGCTATGCGATTCCGACTTTTGTGCTTTCGCTTATAATGATTTGGTTTTTTGGATATACGCTTGGATGGTTTCCAACAACTGGATCGGTGACGGCTGGACTTAATACTGGCACTTTGGGGCATATTTTGGATAGGATTTATCACATTATATTGCCTGCGATTACGTATGCGTTGCTGGGGACAACTTGGATTGTGCAGTATTTGAGAAATGAAGTGATTGACGCCAAGAATCTGGATTATGTAAAAACGGCGAAAAGTAAGGGAGTGCCAGAAAATAAGGTTTATTCAAGACACATTTTCAGAAATTCGATTTTACCAATTGCAGCATTTTTTGGATATTCGATAACAGGGCTTCTAGGAGGTTCGATTTTTATTGAAAAAATATTTAGTTATCCTGGAATGGGAGGACTGTTTGTAAATTCAATTATAACACGGGATTACAGCGTTGTCACAGCATTAATACTGCTGTTTGGATTTTTAACATTGCTTGGAAGTTTGCTTTCAGACATTATTCTTAGCATTGTTGATCCTAGAATTAGAATAGAGTAG